The sequence ccccctgctgggagccttggTGGGTGTGAGGCCCTAGCACCGCTGCAGGGCCAGAAtcccctggccaggcccagctCGCTCCCCCCTCTGAGCCTCGGGGGCCCAGTcctggagcctgccagccctagggttaccatatgtccggattttcccggacatgtccggctttttgggctccaaatccccgtccggggggaaatcccaaaaagccggacatgtccgggaaaatcgggacatgtggggccggcagggccgggccgggggccgggccgagcTGGGGGCCGGTGGCCGGGCCGGTGGTGCTGAACCGGGGGCCGGGAACCAGCAGTGCTGGGCgcgccgggggtgctcggccgggggctggcccggggccggcaccccagggcccgagccgacccaggctggagacgccgggggggccagactgggccgcgcctcctccccccacccaccccttacctgcttcaggcttcccgcgaatcaaatgttcgcgagaagcaggggagggggcggagttggggcggggactttggggaaggggtggagttggggcatgggcggggctgggggcggggtcggggccccatggagtgtcctccttttggacactcaaaatatggtaaccctagccagcCCCCAACTCGGAACAGCTCCccgggcctgtcccctctgggctgGTGAGAAGGGCCGGAGGGGCCGTGCTGCCTGGCACTGGCCGCGTTCTGTCTTGCAGAGGCATGGTCTGAGGGTGTACGCCCGCGACCCCTACTCCTTCACCCCCGTGCTGGAGGATGGACAAGCCCAGCGCTCGCTCCTGCTGGGCCACGACATGGCGGAGACCCAGCGGCAGATCGCTCAGTTCTCCTCCAAGGACGCACAGGTACCgagggcagcaggaggggcttcAGCGGGGCCAAAGTCCTGCCGATCCCCGTGTGACTGGCCCTACATGGCCCGAATCCCGGGCGTGCAGTGCAGCCCTGGGGTCTGGCCTGGGggtgctccctgcagcctcctggcCCACACGCCGAGTCAGAGACAAAGCAAGGATTTGGGTCCTTGccctccccagcctgccagctCGTGGGCATGTCCCGGCTCGAAcgctcggggcagggggcggagggtGGTCGGTGTCTCTGCACAATGCGTAGCTGCAGCCCGAAGCCAGGTCCGCCCTAGGACGCCCTGGCCAAGCGCCTACTGTGGACGCAGCGTGTACCAGCCCCTCCAAGTGACACAAGCTATGCCAGGGGACGTGTGGTTTTCCCAGGCTAGCCAGGTCTACGCTGGGGGCGTTTCCCAATCGCACCTCATCCCCCCCCGACTGACCCGGCTGTGCCAGCACAAGTGTGTAATGTGAGTGTGACACATTTCGGGTTACCCAGGTGTCCGGGTGTGTTGCTGCCACTTGCCCCCAGCGTGAGGGAGCCGTGGCTGTGCCCAGCAGGGGACGTTCTCCCAAAGCTACCGGCTGCAGGCAACATGCGCGCCACTCCCGGCTACCTGAGACCCGCTCGCACCCTCTGTGGCGAAtaatttacaccccagcttgtcaCACTGGAGCGCCCAGCCCCTTGTCGTCTGGACACCCGCACTGTGCACCCATCCGTTCGCTCAGCTGGgagcatgaaaaatccacacacgcACACCCCGAGTGCCGAGCTAACCCCCACGCAGACAGTCCTCGGCCGATGGACGACTTCTTCTGCCAGCCCAGCTATCAGGCGGCGGATTACCTGGGCCACGGGGACCAAAGGgcaaactggataaattcatggaggttaagtccattaatggctattagccaggacgggtaaggaatggtgtccctagcctctgtctgtcagagggtggagatggatggcaggagagagatcacttgatcattacctgttaggttcactccctctggggcgcctggcattgaccactgtcggcagacaggatactgggctagatggacctttggtctgacccaatctgGCCGCTCTTATGACCCCTCCCGTCAGtgccatggtgtcttcaccgAAGCGCAGCTGTGCGCATGGAGCATTTccaatgcagacaagcccttacatgGTCCCAGACTTTCTCTTTCCATAAACTGGGTGGTTCATTAGCTTTAGCTCTGCCCTGAGGTCCCCTCGTCAGAGGCTTTTCTTGGGGTTCTTTGCTTtgtccatagaatcatagaatcatagaatcatagaatatcagagttggaagggacctcaagaggtcatctagtccaaccccctgctcaaagcaggaccaaatcccagctaaatcatcccagccagggctttgtcaagccgggccttaaaaacctccaaggaaggagactccaccacctccctaggtaacgcattccagtgtttcaccaccctcctagtgaaatagtttttcctgatatccaacctggacctcccccaccgcaacttgagaccattgctccttgttctgtcatctgccaccactgagaacagccgagctccatcctctttggaaccccccttcaggtagttgaaggctgctatcaaatcccccctcattcttctcttctggagactaaacaatcccagttctctcagcctctcctcataagtcatgtgctccagacccctaatcatttttgttgccctccgctggactctttccaatttttccacatccttcttgtagtgtggggcccaaaactggacacagtattccagatgaggcctcaccaatgtcgaataaaggggaacgatcacgttcctcgatctgctggcaatgcccctacttatacagcccaaaatgccgttagccttcttggcaacaagagcgcactgttgactcatatccagcttctcgtccactgtgacccctaggtccttttcagcagaactgctacctagccattcggtccctagtctgtagcagtgcatgggattcttccgtcctaagtgcaggactctgcacttgtccttgttgaacctcatcaggtttttttctgcccaatcctctaatttgtctaggtccctctgtatccgatccctaccctctagtgtatctaccacgcctcctagtttagtgtcatctgcaaacttgctgagagtgcagtccacaccatcctccagatcattaataaagatattaaacaaaaccggccccaggaccgacccttggggcactccacttgaaaccggctgccaactagacatggagccattgatcactacccgttgagcccgacgatctagccagctttctatccaccttacagtccattcatccagcccatacttctttaacttggtggcaagaatactgtgggagacagtatcaaaagctttgctaaagtcaagaaataacacatccactgctttcccctcatccacagagccagttatctcatcatagaaggcaattaggttagtcaggcacgacttccccttcgtgaatccatgctgactgttcctgatcactttcttttcctctaaatgtttcataattgattccttgaggacctgctccataatttttccagggactgaggtgaggctgactggcctgtagttccccggatcctccttcttcccttttttaaagatgggcactacattagcctttttccagtcatctgggacctcccccgatcgccatgagttttcaaaaataatggctaatggctctgcaatctcacccgccaactcctttagcaccctcggatgcagcgcatccggccccatggacttgtgcacgtccagtttttctaaatagtcccgaaccacttctttctccacagagggctggtcaccttctccccatgctgtactgcccagtgcagcaatctgggagctgaccttgtgcgtgaagacagaggcaaaaaaatcattgagtacattagctttttccacatcctcggttactaggttgcctccctcattcagtaaggggcccacactttccttgattttcttcttgttgctaacatacctgaagaaacccttcttgttactcttaacatctcttgctaactgcaactccaagtgtgatttggccttcctgatttcactcctgcacgcctgagcaatatttttatactcctccctggtcatttgtccaatcttccacttcttataagcctcttttttgcgtttaagatcagcaaggatttcactgtttagccaagctggtcgcctgccatatttactattctttctacacatcgggatggtttgttcctgcaacctcaataaggattctttaaaatacagccagctctcctggacccctttgcccttcatgttattctcccaggggatcctgcccatctgttccctaagggagtcaaagtctgcttttctgaagtccagggtccatattctgctgctctcctttcttccttgtgtcaggatcctgaactcgaccatctcatggtcactgcctcccaggttcccatccacttttgcttcccctactagttcttccctgtttgtgagcagcaggtcaagaaaagctttgcccctagttggttcctccagcacttgcaccaggaaattgtcccctacgctttccaaaaatttcctggattgcctgtgcaccgctgtattgctctcccagcagatatcagggtgattaaagtctcccatgagaaccagggcctgcgatctagcaacttctgctagttgccagaagaaagcctcgtccacctcatccccctggtctggtggtctatagcagactccaaccacgacatcacccttgttgctcccacttctcaactttatccagagactctcaggtttttctgcagtatcataccggagctctgagcagtcatactcctctcttacatacaacgcaactcccccaccttttctgccctgcctgtccttcctgaacagtttatatccatccatgacagtactccagtcatgtgagttatcccaccaagtctctgttattccaatcacatcatagttccctgactgtgccaggacttccagttctccctgcttgtttcccaggcttcttgcatttgtgtataggcacttaagataactcaatgatcgtccctctttctcagcatgagacaggagtcctcccctcttgcgctctcctgcttgtgcttcctcccaggatcccatttccccacttacctcagggctttggtctccttcccccggtgaacctagtttaaagccctcctcactaggttagccagcctgctggcaaagatgctcttccctctcttcgttaggtggagcccgtctctgcctagcactccttcttcttggaacaccatcccatggtcgaagaatccaaagccttctctccgacaccacctgcgtagccattcgttgacttccacgattcgacggtctctaccccggccttttccttgcacagggaggatggacgagaacatgcTCAGGCCTGCGGCTGGAAGCAGGGCTGGGTTGAAGGATGCGGCCGGTTCTCTCTCGGTTGAGTAGCTGAGACCCACCTGGGCTTTCCCTCCAGCAACTTCCGCATTTCCCACAGCTTTGGGCAGacctcaccccagccccccttCAGTGGGTCAGACCCAGCTGTAATATACTTGCCTGGGCATGTCTGTGTCACCGAGGGCCtggcctgagtttgcagagagcctgagccgatTGCTGTTTCTATGGCAGGCTTCGGAGCCGAGGCTCCATTAACATCAGCATTGTGAAAGGTCCCTGCTGATCAACGCCCAGCCGGGAGGGATGCAGCCATACGGTGCTATTGAGAGTGGTGTCTCCTTCGGCCGGCGTGCAGGGGCTGGGCATGGGCCATGGGCCGGTGCTTTGGAGCAGGGTGTCCCCTGCACCGCTCTGACAAGGGCTGGGTCGCTGAGCATGAAGGAGGCTGTCTTGCCTGGCTCTGACCGTGGATGTGCTAAGCAGAGAGTGGGGGGCGCATGGCCCGCAGGCCCTGTGGCACTGAGCGGCGTGCTGGGCGCGTGCTCAGCGGGGAGTCTGGAGGGGCACGGCCGGGTAACAGCAGCGTCTCTTCTCAGGGCTGGTGTCCACTGGCTCCTGCCTCTGTCTCCGCTTCAGGCCTATCCAAAGTACGAGGCGTTCCTGAGCCGCTTGGTGTCGGCCATCGACCCGCTGCTGGACGCCGCACCGGTGGACCCCGCCGCCTGGAGCCAGGGCCCCCTGCTGCAGCGGCTCCGCGCCCTGCGaggcctgcagcccctgctgcgggcGGGTACGTCTGGGGCAGCGACGCAGGAGGCTCCGGCCGCGGGTCCATGCCCATCCAGTGGGGCACGGTGCTGGCGTTAGAGGGCTCACCGCTTCCTGTAGGAGCTGCCCCGGGcactgccctggggctggcagagacCTGAGCCTTTCCCCTTGGCAGCTAAACCCCTGGCTCCAATGTGAGTCAAGTACCCACCGTCCCCGGGGCAGACCCGGGCCCAGGGCCTCGCGCGTacagagcccaggctgggcccAGCCTCCTGCCGACTGCCTAAGCGGGAAGGGCTCCAGGAGGGTGCGGTGGGGTCCGGGGAGCCGTCCCCTCCCAGGTTGGATGGCGCCACATCTGACGCCCGTTTCTTTCCCTCAGGCCTggcgctggggaagcagctgccgcAGTATTACCAAGTGCTCACAGCCCCAATCACCAGGGTGAGTAACGGCTGTAAACGGGACCGTGCCCGTGGGACGGGAGACGCCCTCCCTGAGGGGGCAAGGGCTGAGCAAACCACgcatggggctgggcctgggagggggatgtggggctgagctgtgctcacagctccatggGACCCCGGATCCCTGTGCTGGCCTGGGGGGGACCCGCCTGCCCCCCATGGGACCCCGCCTGCCCCCCATGGGACGCCCGACCCCTGTGCCGGCCTGGAGGGGACCCGCCTGCTCCCCATGGGACCCTGGCCCCCTGTGCTGGGCCTGGGGGGGACCCGCCTGCCCCCCATGGGACCCCGCCTGCCCCCAATGGGACGCCCGACCCCTGTGCTGGCCTGGGGGGGACCCGCCTGCCCTTCATGGGACCCAGGCACCCtgtgccgggctggggggggaccccacctgccccccatggGACCCCCGCCCCCTGTGCCGGCCTGGGAGGGACCCGCCTGCCCCCCATGGGACCCCCGCCCCCTGtgccaggctgggggaagggacccGCCTGCCCCCCATAGGACCTAGGCCCCCTGTGCCGGGCTCTCTTCATTAAACACCATTTtcgtttttctctctctccagatcTTGGATCTCTGGTTCGAGTCGGAGCCCTTGAAAGCGACCCTGGCTACGGATGCAGTGATCGGCGCCATGACCAGTCCCTACACGCCCGGCAGCGGgtagggtgcggggctggggctgaagaattcccagctccccagggctggggtgtcgCGCCCCAGCCTcgcttctccccactcctgccccaagcTGGTGCCATGTTCCCCCTGGTGCCTGGACAGCGTCCCCACAGCACGCACCAGGCCCAGAGACCCCCTGCTCGGGCAGATCGGTGGGGTTTGCCTGGGCTGGTGCTGTCAGGCCTGAATGCCTCGGCGGCCTGGCAGCTGTCTGGGCCCagctgtgacggagcagggagcagggcagatttgacctgggaatgttgcaggggggttgcagtggggatgtgggacttcccttgaaggaagctacctgagctgtaacctgagccaggagggggtggggagaattaacaccttctgcccgggagactgaacaaaggagaggaggagctggggggggggggggggggagagaggagcagcaggaggagttttgggtttagttttcggttggggctgggtggtacaacgcagggaaccccaagctggggtctaagctccctgaacctcccagagggacctaattgagggggtctggtcgtacctacacgctctgcttgagactgtgttcctgtccttaaataaaccttctgctttactggctggttgagagtctcagtgaatctcaggaagaggggtgcagggccctgactcccccacactccgcaacaccaGCCCTGCAGCCGGGTGGGACGGGCGCTGGGCTCGGGGTCTCCGACTGGGGGGGGTTGGCAGCACGCgggcatgggaggggcaggggcagccttGGTGCATCTCCCCTGTGTAACCTCAGTGTGGTTGTGCCCCTGGGGCTCGGGGAGCTTGGGCCCCTCTGCGTGCAGTCACGCTGCTGGGAGGCCTGGCCTGAGCCCCCGGCTCTCCGGCTGGATCGGCGTTACTCCCAGGGCTTtgccacggggggtgggggtgcgggtgCCCTGGCCGTGCCCTGCTGACCACGGGCAGTGGGAATGCTGCCCGCCCCGGCCGGTATCTCTGCCCTGCCCATACCCGGCACAAACCTGTTAACCTTTGACCTCTCTCCTAGGTATGTGCTGCTGCACCATGTGATGGGCGAGCTGGAGGGgcggaagggggcctggggctaCGTGGCAGGCGGCATGGGAGGGGTGTCCCAGGCCATCGCTGGCGCAGCTGCTGCCCACGGGGCAGACATCTTCACCGAGAAGGTGCCCGGCTTCCCGGGGCGGGGGAAGAGAACACAGCTCCCCGGCCCAGAGGGACCACAGCGCCCTgaatcctcccctccctcctgcccgttAGCTGCCTGGAAACAGTGACCAGAGACTGTGGTGAGGGGCATAAACCCCACCGGGTaaggggggggctgggccagCCCAGCAGCATCCACACGGGAAAGGGTCACTGGGCGGCCACACCCTCCCTGCAGCCACGCTCTGCTCAGCGTCCCCAGCGCGCTCCAGGCTGATCTCCCGTCTCCCCCTCGCCAGCCGGTCGCCCGCGTGCTGCTGGGCCCCCGCGGGGAGGCGCAGGGGGTCGTCCTGCAGGATGGGACCGAGGTGAAGAGCAAACTGGTTCTGTCCAACGCGTCTGCTCAGCTCACGTTCCTGAAGCTCGTTCCCCCGGTGAGACGCGCCGGGGGGACGCGccggggagatggggagggaggtgccCCGGGGGAGATGGGCCACGGGGGACACAACGCGCCGggggagatggggcgggggggacgcgctgggggagatggggcagggggggacGCGCCAGGGGAGatgggccggggtggggatgCACCGGGAGAGATGGTCTGGAAGGGAGGAAGGTGCCCCGGCGAGATGCTCCCACGTGTGTGGTTCTTGTACAGCGCCCTGCCCGAGAAATCGCCAGGGAGCCGCACTACCCAGCGTGTTCCCTGGCAGTGGCAGCACCTGTGAGCGGAGAGGCAGGTACAGCCAAGGGAGGGGTCGCGTTCCCCATGGTAACGAGCCCCACCCCCCACGATGATAGCAACACACCCCAGCCCCTATGGGGCAGCCGGAGGAGGCCACTCCCTGTCCACCCCCCTGTGACTAAGGGGCTTCCCCAGTGCCGGCCTGGGAGCCCCCAAACTTCTAGCAAACACAACACGGTGGTGGAGGCCAAGGCTGGAGCAGCGCAGGGCAGCGGAGGTGGAtctgggagggagcagaggggaaggtGTCTCGGGGCATGAGtttgctcccctccccatcagtgGGGTCCGTGACTGTTGGGGGCCTGCCCCATGTGGCTGGGCTGCACCCCAAACCATGGCACTGCTGTGCCCTCCGGgctcctgggcagctccagccctgcccaggtGCAGCCCAGCGCTGGCTGCGCTGCCAACCAGTTCCCAGGCTTGTTTCCAGCCCCTGGTGTCTGAGCCGGGCTCTCCCCGCTCCAGGAGCAGCTGCCGGAGGAGTTCCTCCAGCACGTGGCGCAGCTCGACACGCGCTCCCCCGTCACCAAGATCAACGGTAAGTGTCAGTGGGGGAcgtcccactccctgccccaccgaGGCCCCCTGGGGCAGCGGGACACTGGGGCCTGTGAGATGCTGCTCCCGTGGGAGGAAGGAGCCGTCATGGGTCTCCGTgaggctccctgctgcagcctgagTCCGGAGGGGAAACTGGCCTTTTCCTGCACCATGCCCTCCGTTTCTGCCGTGCTCCCCGTCTCCCTGGGCTCAGCGATCTGCCCTGGCCCCTCAGGGTGTCAGGAGCACGGGAGGCCCCTCTGCCCCTCGGATTCACCCCCTCTCTGACATCCCCAGTGGCTGTAGATCGGCTGCCCAGCTTCCTGGCTGTGCCCAATGCCGGTGCTGGCCGCCCGCTGCCCCATCACCAGTGCTCCATCCACCTGAACTGCGAGGACACAGACCTCCTCCACCGCGCCTTCCAGGAGGCCAGCAGTGGGGAGCCTTCCACCAGGTAGggctggagctggctggtggttggcagagctgggggacggcAGCGGGGAGATAGCCCAGGGTCTGGGCCCCTCACTGCTCTGCTCGGGGCGACGCTaccagggctctggggcagctTCCCGCGCTCAGCAGGGTCTCTTGAGAAGGGAAGGACAAGGGAGCCACCAGGATTTCTGGAAGGAACGTAGGGGAGGTGCCCACTGGAGAGCTCGAAGCTGGGTGACGTGGGGCTAATCCGGGCTGGAGGagccggggggcaggggctgaggcagtgggaggGTTGCATTGGTAGCATGCCAGGGCGctgggcagggctcgggctggatTCCTTCCCAGGCTGCCCGGTCCGAGGGCTTTGACTCTCTCTCGCTCTTCCCAGGCCCATGATCGAGCTGTGCATCCCCTCGGCTCTGGACCCCACGCTGGCCCCCCCGGGCTGCCACGTGGTCTCTCTCTTCACGCAGTACACCCCATACACGCTGGCCGGCGGGCGGCCGTGGGACGAGCAGGAGCAGAACGCGTACGCCGACCGGGGTAAAGCCAGCGGCTCTCGGCGCTCGTTAGCTTCCCATCCACGGCCCCTTGCCCACTACTGCTCCCTGGGCGCCCGATCCCAGGGGGGCGTGCAGTGCCCAGCTGCCTCAGTCCTGCCTTTGGAGCGAAGTGGAGAATTCCCCCATGTAGGGTTCCCAGgagtccggttttcgaccggaacgcctgGTCAGAAAGGGACCCTGCTGGCTCCgatcgggctgttaaaagtccagtcggcggcacagcggggctaaggcaggcttcctgcccagctccacacagctcccggaagcagcaacgTGTCCCTAGGCAGAAGTGCCACCATGgaagctccgcgtgctgccccgccccgagcaccggctccatagctcccattggctgggaaccatggccaatgggagctgtgggggcgcgGTGCCTGCGGGCATGGGCAGCATACACTGCACAGAGCCGCCTGACCACCCCTGCGCCTCGGGGCCACAGGGACaggccggccacttctgggagcagcgcggagccGGGGCAGgccgggagcctgccttagccccactgcaccacctacccggagccacctgaggtaagtgccgccaggctggagcccacacccccccacccctgccccagccctgagccccctcctgcaaccccatACCCCCACCAGagtcctcccacaccccaacctcctgccccagcctacgccccctcccgtacccaaactccctcccagagtccggaccccccaccctgaacccctcttttctggccccatcctggagcctacaccccctgcttgagccctcaccccctcccacaccccaaccccctgcccatcccagtgaaagtgagtgggggAGGGCGAGGGACGGGCAGGGGGGATGGAGCGAGTGGGGGGGTGGGTCGCAGGGCAGAGGTGTtgggttttgtgcgattagaaagttggtacCCCGACCGCGGGGgccatccagccctgccccccagtgccccgcagggagctgcaggccgggggctgggccctgAGCCCAGCTGGTGACGTTAGACATGCAGACACGTctctcgctcgctcgctctctaGTGTTTGACTGGGTCGAGGCCTACGCGCCAGGCTTCAAGGCATCCGTCGTTGGCAGAGACATCCTGACGCCTCCGGCTTTGGAGAAGATCTTTGGGCTACCCGGAGGGGTGGGTATATCATGAGATTCACAGAgcccgcccagcccagcctgcctggCGTCTGCCCACCCGGTGCCCCCGGTGCCCACCCAGCCTGCCTGGCGTCTGCCCACCCAGTGCCCGCCCTGCCCAGCCTGCCTGGCATCTGCCCACCCGGTGCCCCCGGTGCCCACCCAGCCTGCCTGGCGTCTGCCCACCCAGTGCCCGCCCTGCCCAGCCTGCCTGACGTCTGCCCACCCGGtgcccccagtgcccagcccagcctgcctggCGTCTGCCCACCCAGTGCCCCCAGCACCCGCCCAGCCTGCTTGGCATCTGCCCACTCGgcgcctgcccagcccagcctgcctgaCGTCTGCCCACCCGGtgcccccagtgcccagcccagcctgcctggCGTCTGCCCCCCCGGCGCCtgcccagcctgcctgcccccagcctggcctgccTAGCAGCTGCCCGCCCGGCCTGTCTGGCCCAAAGCTAGTGAGGGAAGCTGGAGCCGTGCAGCCGGTTGTCCGGCtctgagcagcaggaggaggctaTTCCAGGGCCTAACTTCACCTGTTGTTTGCAGAATATATTCCACGGCGCAATGTCCCTGGACCAGCTGTATTTTGCCCGACCGGTGCCCTCGTACTCTGGCTACAGGTCCCCGATCCCAGGCCTGTACCTCTGCGGCAGTGGCGCCCACCCCGGTATGTGAGCTGGGACCCTCCCTTCGTGGCTACAGGGGGGGAGAGCGCCAGGCGGAGGCTCACGCTGGATCCAGCCCTCTCTGCGTCGGGGTGACCAGCTGGGTGACCCTGGGGGCTGCACCGGCGTAATGCCTGGTCATTGTGCTGACCTGGCCGCCGGCTCTGCCCAGCGtctgagcaggagagcagagggcATGGACGCCCCCTTGGGTCACAGGCTGATGCCACGGGACACCACATGCCTTGTGCCCTGTGGGGCGCCTGTGATGAGCAGCTGTCCTCGCGCTGGGGTCCAGCCGATGGCTCTGCCCAGGGCCGGGTGGaggcggctgggctgggctggcacaaGTCTGGCCGAGGGGTGGGCCCAGGCAGCAGGAGGGAGAAGTCTGTCCATAGGGCAACGAGCGGCTGCACCCTCGAGGTGGGTTTTTCCCTGCTGCGGTGAAGCTGCCGTGGCTGGCGGGGTGTCTTCTGCCCTGCTACGCCCAGAGTTCCTGGGCAGGGACTGACGGACACACCCACAGCCCCCGCCCTCAGGTATCTGCTTCCTTTGCAGGTGGGGGAGTGATGGGGGCTCCGGGCCGCAATGCAGCCAGCGTGGCCCTGGAGGACTTCAAACACATGTGATGGCAGAGGCGACACACCGGCCTAGCCCAGGGAAAGGGATGGTGGCTGCCGTGACCTGGCCATGCGTGTGCCTCTCACCGTCCCCCACCGCTCACTTCCCAAACACCCCACAGCATGGTGCTGTGAGatcactccccccccctcccgcactctgagcGTTTACCCCATCGCTCTTACCCGGCTCGGGCATGGTAATCGGGGCgtggggggctggcagagccctgtcTGCTCCTATCCCGTCCT is a genomic window of Chrysemys picta bellii isolate R12L10 chromosome 7, ASM1138683v2, whole genome shotgun sequence containing:
- the PYROXD2 gene encoding pyridine nucleotide-disulfide oxidoreductase domain-containing protein 2 isoform X3 → MAPVAPARHNGLVAAAYLQKSGVRTAVLERRHLLGGAAVTEEIIPGFKFSRASYLLSLLRPQISTELELQRHGLRVYARDPYSFTPVLEDGQAQRSLLLGHDMAETQRQIAQFSSKDAQAYPKYEAFLSRLVSAIDPLLDAAPVDPAAWSQGPLLQRLRALRGLQPLLRAGLALGKQLPQYYQVLTAPITRILDLWFESEPLKATLATDAVIGAMTSPYTPGSGYVLLHHVMGELEGRKGAWGYVAGGMGGVSQAIAGAAAAHGADIFTEKPVARVLLGPRGEAQGVVLQDGTEVKSKLVLSNASAQLTFLKLVPPRPAREIAREPHYPACSLAVAAPVSGEEQLPEEFLQHVAQLDTRSPVTKINVAVDRLPSFLAVPNAGAGRPLPHHQCSIHLNCEDTDLLHRAFQEASSGEPSTRPMIELCIPSALDPTLAPPGCHVVSLFTQYTPYTLAGGRPWDEQEQNAYADRVFDWVEAYAPGFKASVVGRDILTPPALEKIFGLPGGNIFHGAMSLDQLYFARPVPSYSGYRSPIPGLYLCGSGAHPGGGVMGAPGRNAASVALEDFKHM
- the PYROXD2 gene encoding pyridine nucleotide-disulfide oxidoreductase domain-containing protein 2 isoform X1; the encoded protein is MAARHGLGRAWAGCSLQGRRLAHAGAGGQLQREYDAVVIGGGHNGLVAAAYLQKSGVRTAVLERRHLLGGAAVTEEIIPGFKFSRASYLLSLLRPQISTELELQRHGLRVYARDPYSFTPVLEDGQAQRSLLLGHDMAETQRQIAQFSSKDAQAYPKYEAFLSRLVSAIDPLLDAAPVDPAAWSQGPLLQRLRALRGLQPLLRAGLALGKQLPQYYQVLTAPITRILDLWFESEPLKATLATDAVIGAMTSPYTPGSGYVLLHHVMGELEGRKGAWGYVAGGMGGVSQAIAGAAAAHGADIFTEKPVARVLLGPRGEAQGVVLQDGTEVKSKLVLSNASAQLTFLKLVPPRPAREIAREPHYPACSLAVAAPVSGEEQLPEEFLQHVAQLDTRSPVTKINVAVDRLPSFLAVPNAGAGRPLPHHQCSIHLNCEDTDLLHRAFQEASSGEPSTRPMIELCIPSALDPTLAPPGCHVVSLFTQYTPYTLAGGRPWDEQEQNAYADRVFDWVEAYAPGFKASVVGRDILTPPALEKIFGLPGGNIFHGAMSLDQLYFARPVPSYSGYRSPIPGLYLCGSGAHPGGGVMGAPGRNAASVALEDFKHM
- the PYROXD2 gene encoding pyridine nucleotide-disulfide oxidoreductase domain-containing protein 2 isoform X2, with the protein product MAARHGLGRAWAGCSLQGRRLAHAGAGGQLQREYDAVVIGGGHNGLVAAAYLQKSGVRTAVLERRHLLGGAAVTEEIIPGFKFSRASYLLSLLRPQISTELELQRHGLRVYARDPYSFTPVLEDGQAQRSLLLGHDMAETQRQIAQFSSKDAQAYPKYEAFLSRLVSAIDPLLDAAPVDPAAWSQGPLLQRLRALRGLQPLLRAGLALGKQLPQYYQVLTAPITRILDLWFESEPLKATLATDAVIGAMTSPYTPGSGYVLLHHVMGELEGRKGAWGYVAGGMGGVSQAIAGAAAAHGADIFTEKPVARVLLGPRGEAQGVVLQDGTEVKSKLVLSNASAQLTFLKLVPPEQLPEEFLQHVAQLDTRSPVTKINVAVDRLPSFLAVPNAGAGRPLPHHQCSIHLNCEDTDLLHRAFQEASSGEPSTRPMIELCIPSALDPTLAPPGCHVVSLFTQYTPYTLAGGRPWDEQEQNAYADRVFDWVEAYAPGFKASVVGRDILTPPALEKIFGLPGGNIFHGAMSLDQLYFARPVPSYSGYRSPIPGLYLCGSGAHPGGGVMGAPGRNAASVALEDFKHM